In the genome of Desulfuromonas sp. DDH964, one region contains:
- a CDS encoding ATP-binding protein gives MIASNAELIAVLRRYNPWWSGGRFPELPPWHRAAFQEIGDWLQNPPAGRALLLSGARQVGKTTLFLQAIDQLLDKGVPPTNILYATFDHPLLKLIGLDGLLQLWREFEPGRDGVEYLFLDEIQATKDWQVWLKHQVDFEKRRRIAVTGSATPLETEGLESGVGRWHTIRLATLSFYEYLQIRRDPVPDLPPVSTLAGLFDKSPNWFARTGEEARPLTGLFHEYLLRGGFPQSSLVSSITLAQKLLREDIVDKVLKRDMTALFGVRRVLELEQTFLYLCLHDGGLLDIQALCSNLEVKKGTANNFIDLLEATHLIYRLRPFGYGKEILRGRSKVYLADAAIAPGVMLKGKELLEDTQKLGQAVETAFFKHVFSRYYQRSISFSYWRGKKDQEVDIIADTGKRLVPFEVKYRGQNVGTSELKGLVQFCQERKVHRAYVITKDAADFGILSLSATEDFKALKIPAPLACYWLGRSEVESLDRQELEG, from the coding sequence GTGATTGCGTCCAATGCTGAACTTATTGCGGTACTGCGTCGTTATAACCCTTGGTGGTCGGGTGGGCGGTTTCCTGAGCTCCCCCCATGGCATCGGGCCGCATTTCAGGAAATTGGCGACTGGCTGCAAAACCCACCTGCCGGAAGAGCACTTCTCCTCTCGGGGGCACGCCAGGTTGGAAAAACCACCCTGTTCCTGCAAGCGATTGACCAGCTTCTCGACAAGGGTGTCCCTCCAACCAACATTCTATACGCGACCTTTGACCATCCGCTGCTCAAATTGATCGGGCTTGATGGTTTGCTGCAACTTTGGCGCGAATTCGAACCGGGTCGAGATGGTGTCGAATACCTATTCCTCGATGAAATCCAGGCGACCAAGGATTGGCAGGTCTGGCTCAAGCATCAGGTCGATTTTGAAAAGCGCCGGCGCATCGCCGTCACTGGCTCGGCAACCCCACTGGAAACCGAGGGTCTCGAATCAGGGGTAGGACGCTGGCACACCATTCGGCTGGCTACTCTGTCCTTTTACGAATATCTGCAAATCCGGCGCGATCCGGTGCCCGATCTCCCCCCTGTCTCCACCCTCGCCGGACTCTTTGACAAGTCTCCCAACTGGTTCGCCCGCACAGGGGAAGAAGCTCGGCCACTGACCGGGCTGTTCCACGAATACCTGTTACGAGGTGGCTTTCCCCAAAGCTCCCTGGTCAGCAGCATAACCCTGGCCCAGAAGCTTCTCCGAGAGGACATCGTCGACAAAGTCCTAAAACGTGACATGACCGCACTCTTTGGCGTCAGGCGCGTCCTTGAACTGGAACAGACATTTCTTTACCTCTGCCTTCACGACGGCGGGCTCCTCGACATCCAGGCTTTGTGCAGCAATCTGGAGGTTAAAAAGGGGACCGCCAACAACTTCATCGATTTGCTCGAAGCGACTCACCTGATCTACAGGCTGCGGCCTTTCGGATACGGCAAGGAGATCCTGCGCGGCCGGTCAAAAGTCTACCTTGCGGACGCCGCTATCGCTCCCGGGGTAATGCTCAAGGGGAAGGAACTGCTGGAGGACACCCAAAAGCTCGGCCAAGCGGTAGAGACCGCCTTCTTCAAGCACGTCTTCAGCCGCTATTACCAGCGAAGCATCTCCTTTTCCTATTGGCGTGGAAAGAAGGATCAGGAGGTGGACATCATCGCCGATACCGGCAAACGGCTGGTCCCTTTCGAGGTCAAGTATCGCGGGCAGAATGTTGGGACTTCGGAGCTGAAAGGCCTGGTTCAGTTCTGTCAGGAGCGAAAGGTCCATCGCGCTTACGTTATAACCAAGGACGCTGCCGATTTCGGGATACTGTCCCTTTCCGCAACCGAGGACTTCAAGGCACTGAAGATTCCGGCTCCGCTCGCCTGTTATTGGCTCGGGCGCTCCGAGGTGGAATCCCTTGACCGGCAGGAGTTGGAAGGCTGA
- a CDS encoding antibiotic biosynthesis monooxygenase family protein yields MIAVIFEVWPTPGRAEEYFDLAASLRAELQQIDGFISIERFESLTTPGKVLSLSFWRDEAAVRNWRNLERHRKAQARGRGGIFADYRLRVAAVVRDYGMTERGEAPDDSRDLFG; encoded by the coding sequence ATGATCGCCGTCATCTTTGAAGTCTGGCCGACGCCGGGGCGGGCCGAGGAGTACTTCGACCTGGCCGCGTCTCTGCGGGCGGAGTTGCAGCAGATCGACGGCTTTATTTCCATCGAGCGCTTCGAGAGCCTGACGACCCCGGGGAAGGTTCTCTCGCTCTCCTTCTGGCGGGATGAAGCGGCCGTGCGCAACTGGCGCAATCTGGAGAGGCACAGAAAAGCCCAGGCCCGAGGGCGCGGCGGCATTTTTGCCGACTACCGGCTGCGGGTCGCGGCGGTGGTGCGGGATTATGGGATGACGGAGCGCGGCGAAGCGCCGGATGACAGCCGCGACCTGTTCGGCTGA
- a CDS encoding PKD domain-containing protein, with protein MLRLITGFLLLALCGCGNVQPIAKATTPEIASVGDTVILDASATLLDRDSTYLWTIDSAPSGSTATIANPHAAKTSFVPDLPGRYTCTVTVANEDFSDVTSIIVTVIPAVADGVTEVGVLVIHSVDTLLGWQIGRTLAEAADLVALEYPTLVTGWNDGTIIATLINVPIPHPELYRVVDWTVELILTP; from the coding sequence ATGCTTAGACTAATCACTGGATTTTTGCTGCTGGCACTCTGCGGTTGCGGGAATGTCCAGCCCATCGCCAAGGCCACCACCCCCGAAATTGCCAGCGTCGGCGACACGGTTATCCTCGATGCCAGCGCCACCCTTCTCGACCGCGACTCGACCTACCTCTGGACCATCGATTCGGCGCCGAGCGGCAGCACCGCGACCATCGCCAACCCCCACGCGGCGAAAACATCCTTCGTCCCAGACCTGCCCGGCCGCTACACCTGCACCGTCACTGTTGCCAACGAGGATTTCAGCGATGTCACCTCCATCATCGTCACGGTGATCCCGGCGGTCGCCGACGGCGTCACCGAAGTCGGGGTGCTGGTCATCCACAGCGTCGACACCCTGCTCGGCTGGCAGATCGGCCGCACCCTCGCCGAGGCCGCCGATCTCGTCGCCCTGGAATATCCCACCCTGGTCACCGGGTGGAACGATGGGACCATTATCGCCACCCTGATCAACGTCCCCATCCCCCACCCGGAACTCTACCGGGTGGTCGACTGGACCGTCGAGTTAATCCTGACACCATGA
- a CDS encoding mechanosensitive ion channel family protein has translation MNCARNLRRSKRVLPHRHAWRLGVSALFFGLLLSPALAQQEPAAKARVTPPAGESTSGAARIEVQPVASDQAIDRRLTSILEATGWYSEIAVQVEEGVVFLDGRAASAEDRTWAGTLAAKTGDVVAVVNRIRVAESSPWDFSPALSELHNLWQGTLQRLPRLLLGLLVLFLSGAVAWLAAQGTRRALGQRLNPLLRDVAARVLSIIVLLLGLYLVLQVVGLSRLAATVLGGTGLAGLVAGIAFRDILENYLASILISLRNPFRIGDLVEIVGNTGVVQWVTTRGTVLMNLDGNHVQIPNATVYKSIIRNYTANPNRRESFEVGIGFENEITRAQELVRDLLREHPAVLADPEALVLVDRLGSATVNLKIYFWYDGLAYNGLKVKSSLIRLVKRVFQEQQISMPDEAREVLFPEGVSVRMLQSTTAVEPQEESKAPPPPVAATEAVTTGAEGGLASEDEQLLEQGRKARVPEEGMNLLEENPAD, from the coding sequence ATGAACTGCGCGCGAAATCTTCGGCGTTCAAAACGGGTCTTGCCCCATCGTCACGCCTGGCGCCTTGGCGTCAGCGCCCTCTTTTTCGGGCTCCTCCTCTCCCCGGCATTGGCCCAGCAGGAACCTGCGGCCAAAGCGAGAGTGACCCCGCCCGCCGGGGAGAGCACCTCGGGTGCGGCGCGCATCGAGGTGCAGCCGGTCGCCAGCGACCAGGCCATTGACAGGCGCCTGACCAGCATACTGGAAGCGACCGGCTGGTATTCGGAGATTGCCGTGCAGGTCGAAGAAGGGGTGGTCTTTCTCGACGGGCGCGCCGCGTCGGCGGAAGACCGGACCTGGGCCGGGACCCTGGCCGCCAAAACCGGCGACGTGGTTGCGGTGGTTAATCGTATCCGGGTGGCGGAAAGTTCGCCCTGGGATTTTTCGCCCGCGTTATCAGAGCTGCATAACCTCTGGCAGGGGACCCTGCAGCGGCTGCCGCGACTCCTGCTCGGGCTGCTGGTGCTGTTCCTGTCCGGAGCCGTTGCCTGGCTCGCGGCGCAGGGGACGCGAAGGGCCCTGGGCCAACGGCTGAATCCGCTGCTGCGTGATGTCGCGGCGCGGGTTTTGAGCATCATCGTTCTGCTGCTCGGGTTGTATCTGGTGCTGCAGGTCGTCGGCCTCTCCCGCCTGGCGGCAACAGTGCTTGGCGGAACGGGGCTGGCCGGTCTGGTGGCCGGAATCGCCTTTCGCGATATCCTCGAAAACTATCTCGCCAGCATCCTGATCAGCCTGCGCAATCCGTTTCGGATCGGCGATCTGGTCGAGATTGTCGGGAATACCGGCGTCGTGCAATGGGTAACCACCCGCGGCACGGTACTGATGAATCTGGACGGCAACCACGTGCAGATTCCCAACGCGACAGTCTATAAAAGCATCATCCGGAACTACACCGCCAATCCCAATCGCCGCGAGAGCTTCGAAGTCGGGATCGGCTTCGAGAACGAGATTACTCGCGCCCAGGAGTTGGTCCGGGATCTTCTGCGGGAACATCCCGCGGTGCTGGCGGACCCGGAGGCCCTGGTTCTGGTCGACCGGCTGGGCTCCGCTACCGTGAATCTGAAAATCTACTTCTGGTATGACGGCCTGGCCTACAACGGACTCAAGGTCAAGTCCTCGCTGATCCGGCTGGTGAAGCGGGTTTTCCAGGAGCAGCAAATTTCCATGCCCGACGAAGCGCGGGAGGTTCTGTTCCCCGAAGGGGTATCGGTCCGCATGCTTCAGTCTACAACAGCGGTGGAGCCACAGGAGGAATCGAAAGCGCCCCCGCCGCCGGTCGCCGCCACGGAGGCGGTCACCACCGGCGCTGAAGGAGGACTGGCGAGTGAAGACGAGCAACTGCTGGAGCAGGGCCGCAAAGCCAGGGTTCCGGAGGAGGGGATGAATCTGCTGGAAGAGAATCCGGCGGACTGA
- a CDS encoding DUF2254 domain-containing protein has translation MKTKLVNLYQKIRSSYWFLPSVMAGMAGVLAFILVKLDLLNAQSGLIDLSWISLTGAAGARAILSTVASSMITVTGIVFSITIVTLSLASQQFGPRLLQNFMRDRGNQVVLGTVTSTYLFCLLVMRTVSDAPASPFVPHLSVLAALLLAILCVGVLIYFIHHVAESIQVTNVIAAVSRELSAEIERRFPDKFSEAVGAREIDYALEELLPARFDEEVRSLPALSGGYLQAIDHAGLLELAVDRDLVIRIGHRAGHFIVAGAPLVEVWPGTAADGEDLVKAVNGHFITGQKRSQEQDLVFLIHELVEIAARALSPGVNDPFTAISCINHLGAALCDLAQRIFPPILKKDAANRVRVVSYPTTFDRIVAASFDQIRQYGRTNAAVSIRLLQTIRLILPFTCYPEQRNALLHQAAMIERGSRDGLPEESDRRDVHAKYLAVFETMETCFGLTGGD, from the coding sequence GTGAAGACCAAACTTGTCAACCTTTACCAAAAAATTCGCTCTAGCTACTGGTTCCTCCCTTCGGTCATGGCCGGCATGGCAGGCGTCCTGGCCTTCATTCTGGTCAAGCTCGACTTGCTTAATGCACAAAGCGGGCTGATCGATCTCTCCTGGATCAGCCTCACCGGTGCCGCCGGGGCGCGGGCCATCCTCTCGACGGTGGCCAGCTCCATGATCACGGTTACCGGCATCGTCTTTTCCATCACCATCGTTACCCTTTCCCTCGCCTCGCAGCAGTTCGGGCCGCGCCTGCTGCAGAATTTCATGCGCGACCGCGGCAACCAGGTGGTGCTCGGGACCGTCACCTCCACCTACCTGTTTTGCCTGCTGGTGATGCGAACGGTCAGTGACGCGCCCGCTTCCCCATTCGTCCCCCACCTCTCGGTTCTGGCCGCCTTGCTACTGGCGATCCTCTGTGTGGGAGTCCTGATTTACTTCATCCACCATGTCGCCGAGTCGATTCAGGTCACCAATGTCATCGCCGCCGTCAGCCGCGAGCTGAGCGCCGAAATCGAACGGCGCTTTCCCGACAAATTCAGCGAAGCGGTGGGAGCGCGGGAGATCGACTATGCCCTGGAGGAATTGCTTCCCGCACGTTTCGACGAGGAGGTCCGATCGCTCCCAGCCCTCTCCGGTGGCTATTTGCAGGCCATCGACCATGCCGGTCTCCTCGAACTGGCCGTCGACCGGGACCTCGTCATCCGTATCGGGCACCGGGCCGGGCATTTCATCGTTGCGGGCGCGCCCCTGGTCGAAGTCTGGCCCGGCACCGCCGCCGATGGGGAGGACCTGGTGAAGGCGGTGAACGGCCACTTCATAACCGGACAAAAACGCAGCCAGGAACAGGATCTGGTATTTCTCATTCATGAATTGGTGGAAATCGCCGCCCGCGCCCTGTCGCCGGGGGTAAACGATCCCTTTACCGCCATCTCCTGCATCAACCATCTCGGGGCGGCGCTCTGCGATCTGGCGCAAAGAATCTTCCCCCCGATTTTGAAAAAGGATGCCGCAAACCGGGTACGGGTCGTCAGCTACCCGACCACCTTCGACCGGATCGTGGCGGCGTCCTTCGACCAGATTCGCCAGTATGGCCGGACCAATGCCGCGGTGAGCATCCGCCTGCTGCAAACCATCCGGCTGATTCTCCCTTTCACCTGTTATCCCGAACAGAGAAACGCCTTGTTGCACCAGGCCGCCATGATCGAGCGAGGGAGTCGGGATGGCCTGCCGGAGGAGTCCGACCGGCGCGATGTCCATGCAAAGTACCTGGCCGTATTTGAAACCATGGAAACCTGCTTCGGCTTGACCGGCGGCGACTGA
- a CDS encoding COG4315 family predicted lipoprotein, with product MNSLLRLAIVAMLLAVPLSALAMHHEVKVAEKAGIGHYLTDAEGKTLYWFKKDMPGMSACSGGCVGNWPIFYRESVMAPAEAAAADFATITREDGQQQTTFRGYPLYCFAGDSAAGETNGQGLKEVWFVVDPGNFPPH from the coding sequence ATGAACAGCTTACTGCGTCTCGCCATCGTGGCCATGCTGCTGGCGGTGCCGTTATCCGCGCTGGCCATGCACCATGAAGTCAAGGTCGCCGAAAAGGCCGGCATCGGCCACTACCTGACCGATGCCGAAGGGAAGACCCTCTACTGGTTCAAGAAAGACATGCCGGGGATGAGCGCCTGCAGCGGCGGGTGCGTCGGCAACTGGCCGATCTTCTACCGGGAAAGCGTGATGGCGCCGGCGGAGGCCGCAGCCGCCGACTTCGCCACCATCACCCGTGAGGATGGCCAGCAGCAGACCACCTTCCGCGGTTATCCGCTCTACTGCTTTGCCGGCGACAGCGCTGCGGGGGAGACGAACGGCCAGGGATTGAAGGAGGTCTGGTTCGTTGTCGATCCAGGCAACTTTCCCCCTCACTGA
- a CDS encoding transposase, which translates to MPRTARIIIPNFPHHIIQRGHNRQTVFASDEDYLYYLANLAEWKKAYECKVYAYCLMTNHIHLVVDPGDRAEAIGKLMKRVAGRQTRYVNRLEGRTGTLWEGRFKSSPIDSNAYLLACCRYVEMNPVFAGVCEDPARYRWSSCGARTGQQSLDWLDLDSLYLGLGVANEERAAKYRAFLAGTISEEERSIILGAVTRGQLTGGASFVDEIEKRLERRVELRRPGRPRKDQK; encoded by the coding sequence ATGCCAAGAACCGCTCGCATCATCATTCCCAATTTTCCCCATCATATTATCCAGCGCGGGCATAACCGGCAGACGGTATTTGCCAGCGACGAGGATTACCTCTACTACCTGGCCAATCTGGCCGAGTGGAAAAAGGCCTACGAGTGCAAGGTGTATGCGTATTGCCTGATGACCAACCACATTCACCTGGTGGTCGATCCGGGAGATCGGGCGGAAGCTATCGGGAAATTGATGAAACGCGTTGCCGGACGGCAGACGCGCTATGTCAACCGTCTTGAGGGGCGTACCGGGACCCTGTGGGAGGGACGGTTCAAGTCGAGCCCGATAGACAGCAATGCCTATCTGCTGGCCTGCTGCCGGTATGTGGAGATGAACCCGGTTTTCGCGGGGGTATGTGAAGATCCTGCGCGCTACCGGTGGTCAAGTTGTGGTGCCAGAACCGGCCAGCAGTCCCTTGACTGGCTCGATTTGGATTCCCTCTATCTGGGGCTGGGAGTTGCAAACGAGGAGCGCGCAGCCAAATACCGGGCCTTTCTGGCCGGGACGATTTCCGAAGAGGAGCGGTCGATAATTCTCGGTGCCGTTACCCGCGGACAATTGACGGGCGGAGCATCCTTCGTCGATGAAATTGAAAAGAGACTGGAGCGCAGGGTCGAGTTACGTCGCCCCGGGCGCCCGCGAAAGGACCAGAAATAA
- a CDS encoding GNAT family N-acetyltransferase, with protein sequence MEFATPTVCEWPCFRAWAAAENWRVPLREEQLFQDQWWPHFFVLRLAGRPLGFVSAVAYQESGWIGNLLVAPESRGRGFGAALFDFAVERLNLARVKRIWLTASGAGLPLYQRRGFLPCDRVERWQGPGQGLGGGLPTPPELLEKLIALDWRCWGEDRSPLITALAMPAMILQQGESLALLQPDPNAWQLGPWLSPGRCPRENRLLLLQALERTPAERPLVIDLLRSSGMGPLLRSAGFVLSGNNELMSWGAMPPAREGVIALASLGSIG encoded by the coding sequence ATGGAGTTCGCGACACCGACTGTCTGCGAGTGGCCCTGTTTTCGCGCCTGGGCCGCCGCCGAGAACTGGCGCGTGCCGCTGCGCGAGGAACAGCTCTTCCAGGACCAGTGGTGGCCCCACTTTTTCGTCCTGCGCCTCGCCGGCCGCCCCCTCGGCTTCGTCTCTGCCGTTGCCTACCAAGAGAGCGGCTGGATCGGCAACCTGCTGGTCGCCCCGGAGAGCCGCGGGCGCGGTTTTGGCGCCGCCCTCTTTGACTTCGCGGTCGAGCGCCTGAACCTGGCCCGGGTGAAGCGGATCTGGCTGACCGCCTCCGGCGCCGGCCTCCCCCTCTACCAGCGGCGCGGCTTTCTCCCTTGCGACCGCGTCGAGCGTTGGCAGGGGCCGGGGCAGGGGCTGGGCGGTGGTCTGCCGACGCCACCGGAGCTGCTGGAGAAGCTGATCGCCCTCGATTGGCGCTGCTGGGGAGAAGACCGCTCGCCCTTGATCACCGCCCTGGCGATGCCGGCAATGATCCTGCAGCAGGGGGAGAGCCTCGCCCTGCTGCAACCCGATCCGAATGCCTGGCAGCTCGGCCCCTGGCTCTCCCCGGGCCGCTGTCCGCGGGAGAACCGGCTGCTCCTGCTGCAGGCGCTGGAGCGCACCCCCGCCGAGCGGCCGCTGGTCATCGATCTGCTGCGCTCGAGCGGCATGGGCCCGCTGCTGCGCAGCGCCGGCTTTGTCCTTTCCGGCAACAACGAGCTGATGTCCTGGGGCGCAATGCCGCCGGCCCGGGAAGGGGTGATCGCCCTGGCGAGTCTGGGGAGCATCGGCTAG
- a CDS encoding PLD nuclease N-terminal domain-containing protein, whose protein sequence is MGSLLGIAILVADIWALVKILQSPVSPGNKTLWVLVIFLLPVIGLVLWFFIGPRGGRA, encoded by the coding sequence ATGGGATCATTGTTGGGAATCGCCATCCTGGTCGCTGATATCTGGGCCCTGGTGAAAATTCTCCAGAGTCCGGTTTCGCCCGGCAACAAGACCCTCTGGGTGCTGGTCATCTTCCTGCTGCCGGTGATCGGCCTCGTCCTCTGGTTTTTTATCGGGCCGCGGGGCGGCCGCGCCTGA
- a CDS encoding PKD domain-containing protein translates to MVRRITGILLLALCGCGNVQPIAKATTPEIAAVGDTVMLDASATLLDRDATYLWTLDSAPSGSTATIANPRAARTSFVPDLPGRYSFTVTVSNEDFSDATSIVVTVIPAVADGVTEVGVLVIHSVDTLLGWQIGRTLDEAVDLVALEYPNLVADWNDGTVIASLINVPIADTPHPELYRVVDWTVELIPAP, encoded by the coding sequence ATGGTCAGACGAATCACTGGAATTTTGCTGCTGGCGCTCTGCGGTTGCGGGAATGTCCAGCCCATCGCCAAGGCCACCACTCCCGAAATTGCCGCAGTCGGCGATACGGTTATGCTGGATGCCAGCGCCACCCTCCTTGACCGTGACGCGACCTACCTCTGGACGCTCGATTCGGCCCCCTCCGGGAGCACCGCGACCATTGCCAACCCCCGGGCGGCGAGGACCTCCTTTGTCCCCGACCTCCCCGGGCGCTACAGCTTCACCGTCACCGTATCCAACGAGGACTTCAGCGACGCCACCTCCATCGTCGTGACCGTTATCCCGGCGGTCGCCGACGGCGTCACCGAGGTCGGGGTGCTGGTCATCCATAGTGTCGATACCCTGCTCGGCTGGCAGATCGGCCGCACTCTCGACGAAGCCGTCGATCTCGTTGCCCTGGAATATCCCAACCTCGTCGCCGACTGGAACGACGGGACCGTAATCGCCTCGCTGATCAACGTCCCCATCGCCGACACCCCGCACCCGGAGCTTTACCGGGTAGTCGACTGGACCGTGGAGCTGATCCCGGCACCCTGA
- the nhaD gene encoding sodium:proton antiporter NhaD, translating to MTILLIVIFLLAYTAIALEHPLRINKTASALLAAGLLWTVYSLLTGDHAHVGSRLSESLASTAQIIFFLLGAMTIVEVVDAHNGFEVITSRIKTTRLSSLLWLTGFVTFFLSATLDNLTTTIVMVSLMRKLLQRQEDRLFFAGIIVIAANAGGAWSPIGDVTTTMLWIGGQISTLSIMRGVLLPSLANLIVPLAITAWVLRSRAVVPVADVPSGNGNSTTALERNLMFCCGIGCLVAVPVFKAATHLPPFMGITFGLGFLWLVGELLHRNKKEEEKQHLTLVHALTHIDMASILFFFGILLAVATLEHAMILEHLAGWLDQTVGRQDLIVGIIGLVSSIVDNVPLVAASMGMYDLANFPMDSFLWEFMAYCAGTGGSILIIGSAAGVAAMGMEKIHFFWYVKKISGLALIGYLAGAAVYILQYRLLHGG from the coding sequence ATGACCATCCTGCTCATCGTCATCTTCCTGCTCGCCTATACCGCTATCGCCCTGGAACACCCCTTAAGGATCAACAAGACCGCCAGCGCCCTGCTCGCCGCCGGGCTGCTCTGGACCGTCTACTCGCTGCTGACCGGCGACCACGCCCATGTCGGCAGCAGGCTCTCCGAGTCGCTGGCCAGCACCGCCCAGATCATCTTCTTTCTGCTCGGGGCGATGACGATCGTCGAGGTGGTCGATGCCCATAACGGCTTCGAGGTCATCACCTCGCGCATCAAGACCACAAGGCTCAGCTCGCTCCTCTGGCTGACCGGCTTCGTCACCTTCTTCCTCAGCGCCACCCTTGACAACCTCACCACCACCATCGTCATGGTCTCGCTGATGCGCAAGCTGCTGCAGCGCCAGGAAGACCGGCTCTTTTTCGCCGGCATCATCGTCATCGCCGCCAACGCCGGCGGCGCCTGGTCGCCGATCGGCGACGTCACCACCACCATGCTCTGGATCGGCGGCCAGATCTCCACCCTCTCGATCATGCGCGGGGTGCTGCTCCCCTCCCTCGCCAACCTCATCGTCCCCCTCGCCATCACTGCCTGGGTGCTGCGCTCCCGCGCGGTGGTTCCGGTGGCCGACGTCCCTTCCGGCAACGGGAACAGCACCACGGCGCTGGAGCGGAACCTGATGTTCTGTTGCGGTATCGGCTGCCTGGTCGCGGTGCCGGTCTTCAAGGCCGCCACCCACCTCCCCCCCTTCATGGGGATCACCTTCGGCCTCGGTTTCCTCTGGCTGGTCGGCGAGCTGCTGCACCGCAACAAGAAGGAGGAAGAGAAACAGCACCTGACTCTGGTCCATGCCCTGACCCATATCGACATGGCCTCGATCCTCTTCTTCTTCGGCATCCTGCTGGCGGTCGCCACCCTCGAACACGCCATGATCCTCGAGCACCTCGCCGGCTGGCTCGACCAGACCGTCGGGCGCCAGGATCTCATCGTCGGCATCATCGGCCTGGTCAGCTCCATCGTCGACAACGTGCCGCTGGTCGCCGCTTCGATGGGAATGTACGACCTCGCCAACTTCCCGATGGACAGCTTTCTCTGGGAGTTCATGGCCTACTGCGCCGGGACCGGCGGCTCGATCCTGATCATCGGCTCGGCGGCCGGGGTGGCGGCGATGGGGATGGAGAAGATTCACTTTTTCTGGTACGTGAAGAAGATCAGCGGTCTCGCCCTGATCGGCTATCTCGCCGGGGCGGCGGTCTATATTCTCCAGTACCGGCTGCTGCACGGCGGCTAG
- a CDS encoding DUF302 domain-containing protein has translation MYYIVETAKSFEQAATDLEAAVTRNGFSVLHIHDLGEKLRSKGLDFQEQCRIFEVCNPQQAVKVLGADMRLNMALPCRISVYTDQGKARLGLIRPAQMLAALSQDPALAAVAAEVEAKTILMVDQAK, from the coding sequence ATGTACTACATCGTCGAGACCGCAAAATCGTTCGAGCAGGCGGCGACCGACCTCGAGGCCGCGGTGACCCGCAATGGGTTCAGCGTCCTGCACATTCATGACCTGGGGGAGAAGCTGCGCAGCAAGGGACTCGATTTCCAGGAGCAGTGCCGGATTTTCGAGGTCTGCAATCCGCAGCAGGCGGTCAAGGTTCTGGGCGCCGACATGCGCTTGAATATGGCGCTCCCCTGCCGGATCTCGGTCTACACCGATCAGGGCAAGGCCCGGCTCGGCCTGATCCGGCCGGCGCAGATGCTCGCCGCCCTGTCGCAGGACCCGGCCCTGGCCGCCGTCGCCGCCGAGGTCGAGGCGAAGACGATCCTTATGGTCGACCAGGCGAAGTAA
- a CDS encoding antibiotic biosynthesis monooxygenase family protein gives MIAVIFEVWPVEERAEEYFDLAASLRSDLQKIDGFISIERFESLTTRGKYLSLSFWRDEEAVRSWRTLEDHRNAQAKGRDGVFADYRLRVASVVRDYGLAERGEAPDDSREVFG, from the coding sequence GTGATCGCCGTAATCTTTGAAGTCTGGCCGGTTGAGGAAAGGGCTGAAGAGTACTTCGATTTGGCTGCCTCCTTGCGGTCAGATTTGCAAAAAATTGACGGGTTCATTTCCATCGAGCGGTTCGAGAGCCTGACGACCAGGGGGAAATATCTTTCGCTGTCGTTCTGGCGTGACGAAGAGGCCGTTCGCAGTTGGCGCACCCTTGAGGACCATCGAAACGCCCAGGCCAAAGGACGCGATGGTGTCTTCGCCGATTACCGGTTGCGTGTTGCCTCGGTGGTGAGGGATTACGGGCTGGCGGAACGCGGCGAAGCACCCGATGACAGCCGTGAGGTGTTCGGCTAG